From the genome of Tsukamurella pulmonis:
GGCGCCGTCCAGCACGCCGACGCCGCGGCGCTCGCGGCCGTCGCCGACGTGGTCCTGCTCATGCTGCCGGACCTGCCGGAGGTCGACGAGGTGCTGGCCGGCGGCCTGCTCGCAGGCGATCGGCCGCTGCTGGTGATCATCGGCTCCACATCGTCCGCTCCCGGCGTCCGCGCGCTCGCCGAGCGCCTGGACCGCGAGAGCGGTGGCCGGGTCCGGGTCGTCGACGCGCCGGTCTCCGGCGGCGAGGACGGTGCGATCGCCGGCACCCTGTCGATCATGATGGGCGGCACCGAGGAGGACTGCGCCCTGGCCGGGCGGGTCCTGGAGCCGTGCGGCACGCCGGTGCGGCTCGGGCCGCTCGGGGCGGGGCAGGTCGCCAAGGCGTGCAACCAGCTCGTCGTCGCCGCGACGATCGCCGCGCTGGGCGAGGCGACGGTGCTGGCCGATCGGTCCGGGATCGACCTGCGGACCCTGTGGGACCTGCTCGGCGGGGGCTACGCCGCCTCGCGCTTGCTGGACACGCGCAAGGAGAAGCTGATCACGGGCGACGACGCCCCGTCGGGGATGGCGAAGT
Proteins encoded in this window:
- a CDS encoding NAD(P)-dependent oxidoreductase, which produces MTDVHHPANGVALGVIGLGAMGAPMARHLARGHGRVHITARRPRPDLVADGAVQHADAAALAAVADVVLLMLPDLPEVDEVLAGGLLAGDRPLLVIIGSTSSAPGVRALAERLDRESGGRVRVVDAPVSGGEDGAIAGTLSIMMGGTEEDCALAGRVLEPCGTPVRLGPLGAGQVAKACNQLVVAATIAALGEATVLADRSGIDLRTLWDLLGGGYAASRLLDTRKEKLITGDDAPSGMAKYLLKDLRSGAEVAAATGTHAALLPALLAEFEELVDAGLGERDMAVTRRFVAEREPG